The Vespula pensylvanica isolate Volc-1 chromosome 3, ASM1446617v1, whole genome shotgun sequence nucleotide sequence aatgttgtttaGATTGCtgatattcataaaaattatttatgatttttttttatagcatgTGCTCAACTTTCATGTATCATGCTTCAAACTTGTATTATTACTGTATTGATATAATCAGgcaattatattatcattaaagtttctttttacaatcAGTAACATATAATCTCACTATTTCCTTTGACATATAATTCTCcctaaaagaaaacaaaagtaccaaacatttgtattaatatgttttcttcaaatatagaattattttttaaattatataagcaATATTTATAGGAATAAATTGTAtgtcaaaattatataatgaaaaaatattattaagattaaTTATGGCAACACAATAGTTCGTTATTTGTTATGAATTATCTACAGAAGTTCTACTTATACAACACAGAATATAaaacttaatattatatcttacaaCATGATATAAGCTAGAAGTAAATTGTACACAagaacaattttcatttttttgtttcacaaaaaatataaatttgtaaacaaTTCATAATGATTTTTGCGACCAGCGcatatataattgaatatcTTGTAACAGATAACTAAGAAAATGttgtattcttatttcttgaTTCCTTTGCATTAACTTTGACATTCACTTAATATCATTTACTTAACATCCCATTGCCTTGTCTCTTAAGATAGGAATTGACAATATCACAACGCAAGTGGACAGACAGATCAGCTCATTATTTATTCCATATTTCTGCAACATGTATTGTAtcttatatattcgttttaaaaacatgagtcatatttttttataatataaaaataataaattttttaagaaaaatttttaaatatcaaataattatattttttcatagagaaataaaaattattaattaatgtataaaaaaaaaatagtatagcagaagattttttatattcacatatgtaaattttaaatgatattatatagaaaaatattccacTTTTATAATCAAGTTAAagattattgttttaatacaAGTCATTATGCagagatatgaaaaatttattaattgtaagtaGTAAACTacttacaaattaatattaatgtgcTGATTTGACTGACCAGTTGCGCTGATTACGGTTCATTTTCTTAAACTATCTTTACTACTTGCTCGGCTGGTTGAAGCTGTGTTGGATTCACCTGGGCCACCAGCACCACCAGCATCTCCATTAATACTGGATCCAGCAAGTGATGCTGTTGGAGTTACTGAAGCGGATCGCCTTCGTACTTTTGTTAATGCTTTATCTAGTCTTTGTATAAATGCATCAACATCTGATCTTTTCATACCTAAAGCTGCAGCAACAGTTAGGTACGGTACTGGATAATTACTGTTATGAGCACCCCATcctaaaaatatgattttaaaatatagaCAAGTGTTCAATGACAAACAAAGAAAggcgataataatgattacaaCCTTCAAACTTGTGCGAAACAATGTGCTTAGAGTCTGTTGTAGTGATTACTCTAGTACCACTAACATTACGAAGGAACAACATTGATCCTAGGGTCGTAACTTGCTTATTATCATGTTGATGACTTAAACACTGTAATGTCATCCCCATTGATATTGGATTTCCTTTTGTATCTAATAAACGTTCTCCATGCCTTGCTGCTAATTTTCCAAGTTCCtctttaagataaaaatacatttctttacGTTCGGCAATAAGTTGCTTATATCCTGCTATACCAAGGCTCAACAATGTTATCATAACATCCATAGTAGAACTTGCACTTGCACGACCTGGATACATTTTTGATATACGATCCAAAAGGCTTTTATCAAATGATCCAATCACTGCGCCACCCACGGGtacaagaaaatttttatctgtaCTTTGAACAAATGCATCAACACGCCCCTTACGCGATGCCTCTTGTATGAGACGCATACATCTTGTACTCTGTAACCTTTTAACAATATAGTAAAATGTACCTAATTCTTACCTGTATGAGAAATATTTAGGAATCGTTAAAAGAACATTGCTAAGTTCTTACCCATAGGCATTATTTACTAAATGGGGTATATTATATTGCGTACACAAAACTGCAATCAAATCAACCGAATCACATGCTCTAGGTGCAAAGCAACTTGTCGTCGTAAGTACACAGGCTACGCTTTCTCCAAGAGCTACCATTTGGGCTTCAAGTCTTTGCATATCTGTTTTTAATTCATCTCCAACTATTTGCATTTCTATTACTACAGGTTCTAAACCTGCTGTAATTATAGACTTGAAACTTGATTTTTGATCGATTCGAGGCCATAAAACATACTTTGCTCGTGGTCTACCTTCTTTGAGAGTCAACATACATAATACTAAACTCATGCCTGTAGCCATAGGAGATAAGAAACAACCAGCTATACTTTTTACACCTACAAGTAtgaatgtttaattaaatttttctaaaaagaaaagaatgcaatatagaaaatattctttttcttacccATATAACGTATTACTTCCAGTACCAAAgcatttgttaatttatacaTGAGACTGCTACCAGCAGCTTTTGGTTGTACTTCTTCTAGATCACCTGATCTACCAATTCCATGCCCCATGCGAAAATGTCTCCTTGCTACTATATTCGATGCAATTCTTGCTTCACGTTC carries:
- the LOC122627979 gene encoding O-phosphoseryl-tRNA(Sec) selenium transferase; the encoded protein is MNNQAFSLAEKLIPSTYVQQGLNAKKTRENHIRHFIEHRQWPEEGWDDATIEAFLSDLSQMDSNNFPSNCSVGEREARIASNIVARRHFRMGHGIGRSGDLEEVQPKAAGSSLMYKLTNALVLEVIRYMGVKSIAGCFLSPMATGMSLVLCMLTLKEGRPRAKYVLWPRIDQKSSFKSIITAGLEPVVIEMQIVGDELKTDMQRLEAQMVALGESVACVLTTTSCFAPRACDSVDLIAVLCTQYNIPHLVNNAYGLQSTRCMRLIQEASRKGRVDAFVQSTDKNFLVPVGGAVIGSFDKSLLDRISKMYPGRASASSTMDVMITLLSLGIAGYKQLIAERKEMYFYLKEELGKLAARHGERLLDTKGNPISMGMTLQCLSHQHDNKQVTTLGSMLFLRNVSGTRVITTTDSKHIVSHKFEGWGAHNSNYPVPYLTVAAALGMKRSDVDAFIQRLDKALTKVRRRSASVTPTASLAGSSINGDAGGAGGPGESNTASTSRASSKDSLRK